The DNA window TATCAAATGTTTCCTTAAAGGTTTTGCAAAGAGGGACGTCGATCTACACAGGGAAGGGCTGTTTCCTTCTTACCAGGGCTCTgcttcccccttttttttttgttacttagGGTTTTGAAAGGACTGAAAAGCTCAAGTCCTTcaggagaggaggagctgggcaaACACAGGCTGCCCCTGGTGGCCCAGGGGGCCCGCCACCCCGCGCATGGCACCGACCCGCACTGGCGAGTTTGTTTGCCACCATCGCTGCCTTCAGCCCATTAGATCGTCCCACCTCTCGCAAGCCCCAAAATCTCGTCCCCTTTGCCCCAGGCTGGGTCCAGCCCTGGCAAGGGAGATGGTCCCGCTGGTGGCACCGCGCTGAGCGCCGGGaatcccccccagccccaaactgCCTCAATCCATGGCCTGACTTAGGGGTCTGGGTAAAGCTTAGCTGGGAACATTCCCAGAGATTAGGGTTTAATCGCTTTGACATTTCACATCTTCTTAGACCTTGTAGGTGAGaccccagcagctgcaaatCCCCTCGGCCCTCGAGGGACTGACAGCAAAGGCAGCTCGGGAAACAGCTTTACCCACTTCTCTGTGTCAGATCAAGCTGCTTTGGATAATATATCCCCTTCTGCTGGAAAGGAAATGGCTATCAACTGTAAAAAATAGAAGCACCGCACCGTATATCTGCTGTAAAACTCCCTTTGTGCCACTTTACATCTGGCTTGAAAAGAGCAGCCCACAACAGCTGGAGCAAAGCAAACGTTATTCCATCTATAACATCTGTACACATCACCCATTAAACAAGCCTGGCTGTCATTTAGGCATCAATTTATTTGAGttttagggttttctttttcctgaactgAATGCTTAGCTGATAGCAGAAGCTACAAAATTATGTTGCACATTCACAGATATGTATAGAAaagcaagtaaataaatacacatacacaaacacaaacaaaccacaaggTTCAACGCATGTACTTGGTGAAAACTAAAATACGAACACAAGGCAATCTCTGAAATTTGGCCTGTGTGTGATTTACAGACTCTTTGCCCTCAGCCAGCTGGGTCTGAAGCATTTCACGCTGCTGTGGCTGCCACTGGGGTTTTCCTTAGAAGATTTTAAATCCACAGCGCAGAAAATCATCCCACATCCAAGTCACCAACAGGGACTGTCCCCCCATCAGTAAATCTGCATCCTCGGGTTCCAGGCACTGTGTGCCCGTCGGAGCAGCCGGTGTCAGTCTGGGCTCTCGCAGTTGTCTGTGCTGAACCGTTCTCTGTCCTGCTGAGACAGGAGAAGACACAATCAGATCCCTTCCCAACTATAGCTGGTGCTATTGGTCTCCTAGATGGGTTTAGGAGGAAATTCTCCCCGAGGAAGCAGCGGCTACACCAGGTTGCAGCGATGCTGTGCGCTACGGGGCATCTCCTGGCTGCATCTCTGCAGGCAAAGCAAGTCCCGCTCCCTGTGTGTGCGTGGACCAtgcttgtgctggagcaagCCAGAAGCAGCCCAACAGCACAGGGCAAGATCCAGCACCCAGTCACGCCCCCAGTATAAACCAATATGACTGCCACCCACCTAGGTCAGGCAATCACCCTAAAGTTACAccacttagaatcatagaacggtctgagttggagggaccttcccagcccccccagtgccccccctgccatgagcagggacatctgcaccagctcaggttgctcagagccccgtccagcctggcctgggatgtctccagggatggttcagccaccacctctctgggaacccgggccaggctctcaccaccctcagggccaacgATTTCTTCCTCGTGCCCTAACTCGCTGAGAGAAGCTCAGCCCCAGACTCAGTTCTCCTCCTTACCTGGAGAATTTTGCTGTAGGACAAGGGTGCGAACGAATCCTCCAGGTAGCGGGTGCCGAAGCCCATGATCCTGTTCACAGCCTGGCTGCAGATCCCGGCCACCTTGGCGGTGAGATGCACCGTGAAGGCAAACTGGATCTCCTGGGGGTTGGCGTCAGGTCTGCTGGCCGTCATTTCTTTGTTGACGTAGGCATCGGCCAGGTTCTTGAAGGAGCTGTAGGACATGTCTCGGAAGAACATCCGTAGCCGTGCATCTTCCTTCACCTGGTCAAGAAGCGAATACGCACATTACAAGTGAATAACTCCATGTGTCATACTTGCGTTGATGCCTTCACTCTGAACGAGGATTGCAGTTGAgggaggacagacagacagccaCAATCACACCCAGTCGGGGAATTAAAAGGTGCCATTTCCTTGATTTTACAGAGCGTTTCCCCACCCCAGGGAAATCAGTGGTGTTGCTCTATTTTATAGCATCACAGAGCTCAGCCCGAATTCCCTTGCCCCCGCCGCAGCTCTGCTCTCACCTGCCTGTCCAGCTCATCTCCGGCGCTCTGGAGCAGGGCGACGATTCTCCTGATGGCTTCATCTGCAGAGAGAGATCCCACATCACCTCCGGCCCCTTCTCCAAGCCCCGCACTCAGATGCTCAGTTTATTCCCCAGGAAAAATTCCCTCAGCAAAGTTTAcccacctccatccctccaAAACCCATTTCAGCCGATTGCCACGTGTCTTGTTACCCTTTAGCCAGGAAAAACACCCTCCTGCCTTTGAGTTTCTCTCTTCCAACCCTGATGCTGAAAACCTCCCCGCAAAGACTTTGCATGACTCTTGGGATCACATAAGCCCCTGGGGCCGGACTGAAACGGGGTTTGGGTCCCATCCAGGCTTTGCATGGGGGTAAGTGCCATGCCCATATGTTTTCTATACGTGCGGGCGATGAAGCGCTCGCAAAGGCGACACTCACCGACCCCGTCGGCACCGGCTggccgcggcggctccgcgcagccccgggctctgctcccctggCCCTCGCTGCCCTGCACGATCAGCCCGATCTCTTCCGACACTCGCGCGTAGTAACCGTCGGGCTGCTCCGcatctgctggggaaaaaaaacaaaacaaaacaaaacacatattCAGAAGTGAGGGTGACGGTTTTTTTGGCCAttaattgaaaagaaaagcagccgCAGCGGTGACTGCGTCCCACCCTGGATTAGTGCGTGTCAGCGGTGAATGATGGGGCTGTGCTCTCTGAACCATAACCGAGTGGCTGCGACTTGCCCTGAATCCATAGAAGCTTTGCTGAAATGCTGGTTTTTGGGCAGGGGAAGGGCTGGGGTGCGGACGGGGGTGTCCCGTGGGCTCTCCCCGCCGTGCAACAGCAGCTGGCTGTCCGCACCCTTCCCCATGGCAAATCGAAAGCGGCTTAACATTGGCCCTGGAGTGGCTTAGAGTTTAACCTCAGCTCTCGAATGCAGGTTTAAACTGAACCAGCACCATATCCCTCATTTGCCAGAGGGGGAAAACCTGTGCCTGGATGGTGCTGGGAGTCGCTGTTCTCAGGAACCAGAGCGACGACATGAGCTCAAAGCCCCGGCAGACCAACCCTTCCGTGGGGCAGCAGGTTGAGATCAGAGCCCTCAAAACCTCTCCCCCAGcccagaaagcagcaggagggtgATGCTCGGGGTTAGGAACCAGCACCGAGCACTCTTGCTTTCCCAAAAGGTGCCCAGCGGAGGTCCCGCTGGCCCTGGCGTTGGGGTGGGGTGGGCTGGTGGGTCTCACCCGCCGCGGCCGGCGCCTGGGCCTGCCGCAGGGGGAGGCAGCTGGGCCGCGCGGGCCTGGCCCCGGCTGCCGCCTCTCCCCGCTCCTCCTCCATGTGCTTCTTGAAGGAGAAAACCCTCTTGAGGCTGGGTCTCCTCTTCGGGGCTCTGCCCAGCGGCGGCGATGTGCTCGCGTCCCCTCCGGCTCTTTTAGCCCCTTCTGGTTTGGAGCCGAGAGGAGCTTTGGCatctttctcctttgctttcatccctgtgttttccttctgctcctcgGGGCTCTTCTTGaagaggaaattaaagaaaCTTTTGAACCAGGTGCGTTGGGTTTTGCCTTGGGAAGacttttttgtgcttttccttttgggTTCCAGCTCCTCTTTCGGGACCTCCCCGGGAGTTTTGCTCTCGTCATCCAGAGCCTCGTCTAGGTCCGGTGCTCTGGGTCGCTCCTCCTGGTCCTTCTTGGGGCTGAGTTTGGCACACGAATACTTGCAGAAGTCGCTTTTCGACCGCTGCAGCCCACCTGCCTTCTTCCCTCGGCCCCTGGCTCTCTCCCGGAGAGTTCTCTTGGTCGCCAGCGAGTTTTCGCAGCAGCTCAGCGAGCGCCTGACGTAGATCTCCAGCACTTTCTTGGCCCCTTGCCTGTCCAGAGACAGGATCTTGCCCGACGGCTGCGCCCCCGCATCCCACAGAGGCTTCACCGCAGCCGGATCCTGCATGTTGCTGtggaggaaaacaacattttcagCCTGGTTTTTGCTTTCCCCGGGATGCTGCAAGGTCGGGTTGGGCATAGTGGAGATCACCCCTACTTTGGCTAACGCTGGAACCCAAGGGTGCTTCGGGTGTCTGCAACTGTTTATGTTCCCAGTAAATGATCAACCCCTTTTATAGCTGTTATCTGAGTGCTCCTTGTGCAGACAGCACACGCGGGGTTTTATGATGGGCTATAGACATCGCTAATTAAGGAAGTGAAACTACAGGCAGGGGAGAGACGAGCTGGGCACGTCTGATGGGGAGAGCCTGGGTATCACCCAGCGGGCACCATCCAGACACCGCGATGCTGTATcgtagaattatagaatagtttggattggaagggaccctcaaaggtcatttagtccaacccctgTATCTTCCGATTGCGATGTATTCCCGCACTATGATGAAAAAGTCCATGCCAGGAGCACCATCCCCCTGATGAATCACACAacccagatttttttaatttctccttttgaGGTACTGGctgctaaaaaaattaaaaaaaaaaaaaatccccagcaaGGCCAGGCATTTCTAGCCCTTGGAGGAGCCATGGGCAACATGGGCTTTTGTTAATACCCTCAGTCACCACAATATTGGCCAAGCACCCTGCAGTGATGCAGCCCCTCCGTGAGTTCTCACCAGCTCAGAGCCCCTGGTCCTTTCCTGTTGCCCTTTTCCTCCACATACACAAGCAAAATTAAACAGGAGATGTTACTACGGAAAAAACCAGAGCGCCGTGCCCGTGCCTcgtgctggctctgctgccaaACCCAATTTCACccttcagaaaaccagagccaaACCAGACTTTCTCCACCACTGAACAGCACCCAGGAAGCCAACACCGAAATCTCAGCTGTACAAACCGCCTCAGAGCCACCCCAACCTGGCCTTCTTTTGGATCAAGAAGGCAAGTTTCCTTCACCCAAGCCAACACAAAATCCACCCAGCCACCAAATAATTCATCGCTCTACCAAATGTaatcacagcacagcagcaaccCCCATCCTACTTCAATTGATCCCAGTACATTGGCCAAATAATTCTCTAATTGCTCTTTTGGTATTTACCTTTCCATCAGTATTTCTGCCCTTCTGGATATGTCAAGACGACCTCCTCGGCCACGGGCAGTGAGGATTATCAGACTCTCCTGGGAGGTGCCGTTTTTATACCCGGGGCTGAGTTAATCCCTATTTTTAGCAGCCATTCAGGTAGGAGAGCACCCAGCGCTTCCGCCTGGGATCCCCACTATTGCCTCCCTCGTGGCAGAAAACCAGTGGGCGTGAGTttcactggaggagaaaactATTTCCTTATGacaaatagcaaaaaaaccaacataaaaaTCACCTGTTACCTGGTGTAGGCGCTGGCCTTTGATACCAGCTATCTAAGGCAGCtgtttgctgtttggtttttgtttgggttttttgtttggctgttttttttaatggttgtGATGCCACATTTGGGCTCCTCTGGGTTGTTTTTGCAAGGAGAAGTCATAGCTTTCTCAGCAAAACGGGGTTTCAATGCAGCAAGCGCATCACCCTGCTCACACCCCAGGAGCTTCCAGGAAAGTGGGTGTCGCGGCTGTTTCGGAACCCCGGGCGCTCTGGGACACGGTGCTATCAGGGTGTCACCAACCCCCAGCATGGCTGGGCTGCGATGGCTCCAAAACACACCCTGGGTGCTTCAGACAGCCCTTGCACCCCCCTAAAACACGAGACAGGACCAGCTCCATGACTCGAATCCTTCACACCCACATGGCCCAAGGGCACAGCATCTCCCGGGGTCAAAAATCTCGACATCTACAATCCGCCCCTGGGCCAAACaaattttcagcctttcttctgGCACCAGGGATCCATTTGGCCCCACAGGTGTCCCCATTAAGCCCTGGGCTTTCTCCACCTTCCCACCGGCTTCTGTCCACCATCCTCATGGCTTTTTTGCCAGCTGATGGTAATGTTTCACGTTGCACCTTGCAAGGACGGGACTGGATGCAGATGCATTTACACAGACTTTGGAAAACCCCTTGGCAAGATTTCCACCTGAGCAAGGCTGCCTTTTCTCTAGTTTTCAGCTGCAATTATGTGCTGCCCAGGTGCCTCCTAGATAAAAACGGTCTTTTCCTGATAACGGGTTCAGCTTGCAGTTAAAACAGTCCAGGATTATCTTCTGTTTCCAGAAACTTTTTGTGCCATAATTTCCAATAATTAGGAGAGATCCAGTCCACTTCCCTCTGTTTCTCCTGAGCCTGCACCGATGAATCAGAGTCTGGTATTGATTAGGAATCAcctggctttgtttttcagcatcCACATCTCCTTCTGATAAGTAATTAAACCGCTCATCAGGAGCTCCACGCTGCTAACCAGCATCTGACCACGTCCTTTCATAAGCAGGTCGATTCCAGTGGGCGAGGAGTTTCACAAtcggttttgtttgtttttctctctgcaacATCCATGTAACAAAAACCCCACGTCTGCTCTGGCCATGGGGCGCAGTTTGGCCACCTCCAGTTTGGAGCTCTTGCTCCGTCCCTGTTCATGGAGGATTTTCATGATTACACTGCGAATCAGCATTGACTTACGGCTTCTTTTGGGCTTTTCCTCTTTGTAGGAGCATTTATAGACACAGCCTGAAGAGGGGATACCCCAAGTGACCCAAATCTTGACCCAAGTTGTGGCTCTAGGCCATGGCAAACGTCACCACGGCTGCGTGCTCTCCCTCCCCGCACACCCACGCCAAACACCCCGGCACACGCAGCGGTTGCTCGGCTGTTTACCGAAAGGGACGGGTCCTCgttccaggaaagcagcagatttACAGCCCTCCCGCCTCTATTTACCGCGGGGAAAAGAGACACATCGCCCAGGAAGGAGACAAAGGCTTCCAGGGAGCACGGAAGGACCTCGTCACTGCAGCCCATCCTTGCAAAGGTGCCCCCTGAGTTCCACCCTCCAAGATCCGCGGCACGAGGAGGGCTGAGGGTGTTTGGCCGCTCCCCAGGCAGGAGGGGAAATCCCCGTCCGAGTCCAGCGGGACCCTTAGTCATCGCTGGAAGAAGCAGGTGAAGAGAGGGCATCTGGCACGCTCCCTGCGGGCACGGAGCAGACACCGGGGTCACCGGCGGGCGTCTGCTCCGACAAAACAAACCACGTAGGCTGGAGAAGCCATGGGCTGCTCAGAAGTCACCGGGGCTCTTCCCAGGGCAAGAAAGCAGGTGGGATGTTGTGTTCGGAGAAGGTCAGGAAAAATGCCCCCGTGGGCGTGTATCCTGGGCCAGGATGGGACAGTCACCAAGGAAGGAGCTCTGTGTTGTCACCAAAGCTGCTCCTCAGGGCTGGGCAGGACTTACTGCCTCTATTCACCCCAAGAAAGATCTGGTTTTAGCCTTCTCTGGGACAAAAAGCAGCCTTTGTAGAAGGAAGGGTGAGGTCTGGAGGCTTCACGATTCCATCCCAGTGTGGTGCatccccaggctgcagctcGGCTGGGTGCTGGGTGACCTCCAGCCCTCTCCCAGCAGAGATTTTA is part of the Caloenas nicobarica isolate bCalNic1 chromosome 21, bCalNic1.hap1, whole genome shotgun sequence genome and encodes:
- the LOC135997248 gene encoding apoptosis facilitator Bcl-2-like protein 14, with amino-acid sequence MPNPTLQHPGESKNQAENVVFLHSNMQDPAAVKPLWDAGAQPSGKILSLDRQGAKKVLEIYVRRSLSCCENSLATKRTLRERARGRGKKAGGLQRSKSDFCKYSCAKLSPKKDQEERPRAPDLDEALDDESKTPGEVPKEELEPKRKSTKKSSQGKTQRTWFKSFFNFLFKKSPEEQKENTGMKAKEKDAKAPLGSKPEGAKRAGGDASTSPPLGRAPKRRPSLKRVFSFKKHMEEERGEAAAGARPARPSCLPLRQAQAPAAADAEQPDGYYARVSEEIGLIVQGSEGQGSRARGCAEPPRPAGADGVDEAIRRIVALLQSAGDELDRQVKEDARLRMFFRDMSYSSFKNLADAYVNKEMTASRPDANPQEIQFAFTVHLTAKVAGICSQAVNRIMGFGTRYLEDSFAPLSYSKILQDRERFSTDNCESPD